One genomic segment of Microbacterium sp. ProA8 includes these proteins:
- a CDS encoding sensor histidine kinase, translating into MIDDDPEARRVDGGPAPWVFDVLLGIGVTLTVSLFIAADVGENEPDGWAYLWAAGLGALMLARRRYPVIVVLLSAGGVISYYAAGYPPIGVAVPLAAAVFSAAEYGRIGAAIAASAAVIAISVVYRLAVGQDPALVVYDLPGHALLLAGAVAFGDSVRSRRELRRKSEQIAELTVERYARAAEQRVMAERLEIARELHDSVGHALTVVTLHTQVIEEALGSDDAEVRRSLDAIADTTTATFADVRRTVASLRKGGVPSRSPLRISDLESAALPARQAGIDVRIRVGLRSTPSPTVEAAVYRIVQESITNVVRHAAASRVDVDIEEGDDGMLDVSVVDDGKGSEKAAPHPPADHGTGLAGMRERAHLLGGTFSAERRGSGFAVKASIPMEVVER; encoded by the coding sequence ATGATCGACGACGATCCTGAAGCGCGGCGCGTCGACGGGGGTCCGGCGCCATGGGTCTTCGACGTCCTCCTCGGCATCGGCGTGACCCTGACCGTATCGCTGTTCATCGCTGCGGATGTCGGTGAGAACGAGCCCGACGGATGGGCGTACCTCTGGGCGGCGGGTCTGGGCGCGCTCATGCTTGCTCGCCGGCGCTACCCCGTCATCGTCGTGCTGTTGTCGGCCGGCGGAGTCATCTCGTATTACGCGGCCGGCTACCCACCGATCGGCGTGGCGGTGCCGCTGGCCGCGGCGGTCTTCTCGGCCGCCGAGTACGGGCGCATCGGTGCGGCGATCGCCGCCTCAGCCGCCGTCATCGCGATCTCAGTCGTCTACCGTCTCGCCGTCGGCCAGGATCCCGCGCTCGTCGTCTACGACCTCCCCGGTCACGCTCTGCTCCTCGCCGGCGCCGTCGCATTCGGCGACAGCGTCCGATCCCGCCGTGAACTCCGCCGGAAATCCGAGCAGATCGCAGAGCTCACCGTCGAACGCTATGCGCGCGCGGCGGAGCAGCGCGTCATGGCAGAACGGCTCGAGATCGCCAGAGAACTGCATGACTCGGTCGGACATGCCCTGACCGTCGTCACGCTGCACACCCAGGTCATCGAGGAGGCTCTCGGCTCCGACGACGCCGAGGTGCGGCGCTCGCTCGACGCGATCGCCGACACGACCACCGCGACGTTCGCCGACGTGCGTCGAACCGTCGCCAGCCTGCGGAAGGGAGGCGTGCCCTCCCGCTCCCCGCTCCGGATCTCGGATCTGGAGTCGGCGGCACTGCCCGCCAGGCAGGCGGGGATCGACGTGAGGATCCGCGTCGGCCTGCGCTCCACGCCTTCACCCACGGTCGAGGCGGCCGTGTACCGGATCGTGCAGGAGTCGATCACGAACGTCGTCCGTCACGCCGCCGCGTCTCGCGTCGACGTCGACATCGAGGAGGGGGACGACGGGATGCTGGACGTCAGCGTCGTCGATGACGGCAAAGGCTCGGAGAAGGCTGCGCCTCACCCACCGGCTGACCACGGGACCGGCCTTGCGGGGATGCGGGAGAGGGCGCACCTTCTCGGTGGAACGTTCTCGGCCGAACGCCGTGGCTCCGGTTTCGCGGTGAAGGCTTCGATCCCCATGGAGGTGGTGGAGAGGTGA
- a CDS encoding FAD-dependent oxidoreductase, which produces MSGRAIVVGAGIGGLATAVTLRRQGWNVAVLERGHGIPEGGTALGMWPEAMSALDELGVGESVRRHSVLSRGATILEPSGGVIARIRDDRHAHLISRARLLTSLHAELPPGTVHWDSPIASALDLPDADLIVGADGIHSAVRSTMWGRNAERALGTVAFRGVLEGEVAEVTETWGDGALFGITPSSDGQTNWFACVRSDDSAAAASDVAAGLADRFAGWHAAVADIVGRLENDAIDRRELFDVSVRHPYVSGNVALVGDAAHAMAPNLGRGACESLLDAVTLARAVAGEPDVASALRSYDRARRRRTQRIVRAARTVNGISTARRGVRLRNAGMRMLLPTSRPAALPRPTMSA; this is translated from the coding sequence ATGTCGGGGCGAGCGATCGTGGTGGGAGCAGGGATCGGTGGTCTTGCGACCGCCGTGACGCTGCGCAGACAGGGCTGGAATGTCGCAGTCCTGGAACGTGGCCACGGAATCCCCGAAGGTGGAACCGCACTGGGAATGTGGCCGGAGGCGATGTCCGCCCTCGACGAGCTGGGCGTCGGAGAGTCGGTGCGCCGGCACTCGGTCCTCAGTCGCGGGGCCACGATCCTCGAGCCGAGCGGCGGCGTCATCGCGCGAATCCGCGACGACCGGCACGCGCACCTCATCTCACGAGCACGCCTGCTGACCTCGCTCCACGCCGAGCTGCCGCCGGGCACCGTGCACTGGGACAGCCCGATCGCCTCGGCGCTCGACCTGCCGGACGCGGACCTGATCGTCGGCGCCGACGGCATCCACAGCGCCGTGCGATCGACGATGTGGGGCCGGAACGCGGAACGCGCGCTCGGCACGGTCGCCTTCCGTGGCGTTCTGGAGGGCGAGGTCGCCGAGGTGACGGAGACCTGGGGCGACGGCGCGCTCTTCGGCATCACGCCGTCGAGTGACGGCCAGACGAACTGGTTCGCCTGCGTGCGTTCCGACGACAGCGCAGCGGCGGCATCCGACGTCGCGGCCGGGCTCGCAGATCGCTTCGCCGGCTGGCACGCTGCGGTCGCCGACATCGTGGGCCGCCTGGAGAACGACGCGATCGATCGTCGCGAGCTGTTCGACGTGTCCGTCCGCCATCCCTACGTCTCGGGTAACGTCGCGCTGGTCGGCGATGCCGCCCACGCGATGGCCCCCAATCTCGGTCGCGGCGCATGCGAGTCCCTGCTCGACGCCGTCACCCTGGCGCGCGCGGTCGCCGGCGAGCCCGACGTGGCGTCGGCGTTGAGGTCCTACGACCGCGCGCGGCGGAGGCGAACTCAGCGCATCGTTCGCGCGGCGCGGACGGTCAATGGGATCTCGACGGCACGCAGGGGCGTCCGACTGCGCAATGCGGGGATGCGGATGCTGCTCCCGACGTCGCGACCAGCGGCACTGCCTCGACCTACCATGTCAGCATGA
- a CDS encoding helix-turn-helix domain-containing protein: MSEAPSPRPEDERALIRYGAAHQDESSFDTAAAIDLLGDRWALHVLRAVARGHRRFGEMRRFTGAASNILAGRLERLVEHGLLRRTAYSGGATPRYEYELAPAGADAMIIIEAFRTWARRPAPAGATPDDSAVRRATGAARTPATQEMAAVDPDVRRRVSHLI, translated from the coding sequence ATGAGCGAAGCACCATCACCCCGCCCCGAGGACGAACGGGCGCTGATCCGGTACGGCGCCGCCCATCAGGATGAGTCTTCCTTCGACACCGCGGCCGCCATCGACCTGCTCGGTGACAGGTGGGCGCTCCACGTACTGCGTGCCGTCGCACGCGGTCACCGCCGCTTCGGCGAGATGCGGCGATTCACCGGCGCCGCGAGCAACATCCTCGCCGGGCGTCTCGAGCGACTGGTCGAGCACGGTCTCCTGCGGCGAACAGCCTACTCCGGCGGCGCCACCCCTCGGTACGAGTACGAACTCGCACCTGCGGGCGCCGACGCGATGATCATCATCGAGGCCTTCCGTACCTGGGCGCGGCGGCCGGCGCCGGCCGGGGCCACGCCGGACGATTCAGCCGTCCGGCGGGCGACCGGGGCTGCGCGCACGCCCGCCACCCAGGAGATGGCAGCAGTGGACCCTGACGTGAGACGACGCGTCTCCCACCTCATCTGA
- a CDS encoding AarF/UbiB family protein: MLAWLLASVLIVVYVAALGVTVRWLVGAPVGVTRTLVTGVVGFFVVVPLLFVLLGGSGLVDPDGVADGDVTPGDVVVGAVAALWVLALGAAFLAALEFLWPSHRSQGFLPRLKGGRDRVRRAVRYVHILRVAVRHGLGPLLRGRDVSAQEIGPALVAALSDAGVTFVKLGQVLATRKDVVPPELARHLAALQSDVAPEDWGAVEAVIGRDVGAPLSASFSWIDPTPLAAASIGQVHAATLRTGETVVVKVQRPNVRAQVETDIDIARRICRRVERRSTTARRMQIARLLDELAASLRAELDYRIEAKNLALLRSAAERRSDSVRIPKLFRTLTTRHVLTIERMGGTPLAQAGPVVEGLPPSARHRLAAALVDEVLEQILVDGVFHADLHPGNIMVADDGTLSLIDFGSVAVIGREQRDLLAALLAAFEAEDARSAVIAIRHLTLADELRYGGALLEDVGELFTVLAIERDTTALSERLLRLFSRHGLAVPGALAAAVRTMAALQEAIAMLDGPADFADLILSRVHRVAASRLDPARLQKLATAQSLALAQFARRLPDILDASMEAHASRVASRRAGENEARIWMLRVITGLGGCAVSICLAAGAVALVLSRGGPALPGGIPIFPLIGATIGAIALIVGTRSAVVLSRLITVRS, translated from the coding sequence ATGCTGGCTTGGCTCCTTGCATCCGTTCTGATCGTCGTCTACGTCGCTGCCCTGGGCGTGACGGTTCGGTGGCTCGTCGGAGCACCCGTGGGCGTGACGCGAACCCTGGTGACGGGCGTCGTCGGGTTCTTCGTCGTCGTTCCCCTCCTCTTCGTGCTGCTCGGCGGGAGCGGCCTCGTCGACCCCGACGGCGTGGCGGACGGCGACGTGACTCCCGGAGATGTCGTCGTAGGAGCCGTTGCGGCGCTCTGGGTGCTCGCACTGGGTGCGGCCTTCCTCGCCGCGTTGGAGTTCCTCTGGCCCTCCCACCGCAGCCAGGGATTCCTCCCGCGCCTCAAGGGTGGCCGCGATCGCGTGCGGCGAGCCGTCCGCTACGTCCACATCCTGCGCGTGGCTGTGCGGCACGGTCTCGGTCCACTCCTGCGCGGTCGGGATGTCAGCGCACAAGAGATCGGGCCGGCGCTTGTCGCCGCGCTGAGCGACGCGGGGGTGACGTTCGTCAAGCTGGGACAGGTGCTGGCCACCCGCAAGGATGTCGTGCCCCCGGAACTGGCGCGCCATCTCGCCGCGCTGCAGTCCGACGTCGCTCCGGAGGACTGGGGTGCCGTCGAGGCCGTGATCGGGCGGGATGTCGGCGCGCCCCTGTCGGCGAGTTTCTCCTGGATCGATCCGACCCCCCTCGCGGCGGCTTCGATCGGTCAGGTTCACGCGGCGACGCTCCGCACCGGGGAGACGGTGGTGGTCAAGGTGCAGCGACCGAACGTGAGAGCCCAGGTGGAGACGGACATCGACATCGCACGGCGGATCTGCCGACGAGTCGAGCGGCGGTCGACGACCGCCCGGCGCATGCAGATCGCGCGACTCCTGGATGAGCTCGCCGCATCGCTCCGAGCGGAGCTCGACTACCGCATCGAGGCGAAGAATCTCGCCCTGCTTCGCAGTGCGGCGGAGCGCCGCTCGGACAGCGTCCGCATCCCGAAGCTCTTCCGGACGCTCACGACGCGTCACGTCCTCACGATCGAGCGGATGGGTGGAACCCCGCTGGCCCAGGCCGGCCCGGTGGTGGAGGGACTGCCGCCGTCGGCGCGGCACCGGCTGGCGGCGGCGCTCGTCGATGAGGTTCTCGAGCAGATCCTCGTCGACGGCGTCTTCCATGCCGATCTCCATCCCGGGAACATCATGGTCGCCGACGACGGAACACTGTCGTTGATCGACTTCGGCTCGGTCGCCGTCATCGGGCGGGAACAGCGAGACCTGCTGGCCGCCCTGCTCGCCGCCTTCGAGGCGGAGGACGCCCGCTCCGCCGTCATCGCGATACGACACCTGACTCTGGCAGACGAGCTGCGCTACGGCGGCGCCCTGTTGGAAGATGTGGGCGAACTCTTCACCGTGCTGGCCATCGAACGGGACACCACCGCTCTGAGTGAGCGCCTGCTGCGTCTGTTCAGCCGGCATGGCCTGGCGGTTCCCGGAGCGCTCGCCGCCGCGGTGCGCACCATGGCGGCGCTCCAGGAGGCCATCGCGATGCTCGACGGCCCGGCGGACTTTGCCGATCTCATCCTCAGCCGCGTCCATCGCGTCGCGGCGAGTCGGCTCGACCCTGCACGCCTTCAGAAGCTCGCCACGGCGCAGAGCCTGGCTCTCGCCCAGTTCGCGCGACGGCTCCCCGACATCCTCGACGCCTCGATGGAGGCGCACGCGTCGCGTGTCGCATCACGACGAGCGGGGGAGAATGAGGCGCGCATCTGGATGCTGCGGGTCATCACGGGACTGGGCGGCTGCGCGGTGTCGATCTGTCTCGCCGCCGGCGCTGTCGCCCTCGTCCTCAGCCGCGGCGGACCCGCGCTGCCCGGAGGCATCCCCATCTTCCCGCTGATCGGCGCAACGATCGGGGCCATCGCGCTCATCGTCGGCACGCGCTCCGCTGTGGTGCTGAGCAGGCTCATCACCGTGCGGTCGTGA
- a CDS encoding multicopper oxidase domain-containing protein, with amino-acid sequence MTITSLTTPPAGEPAASRDPRRVTGPAILLGAIVLTAAGVIAACSVGPSASDGSALRPGVPAFESPLPIPPLAESRVVDGTRVFSLTADEGTMEFVDGVSTPTWGFNGDYLGPTLRAARGERVAVEVTNRLPETTTVHWHGMHLPAAMDGGPHQPIEPDGGWRPTWRIDQPAATLWYHPHPHGATEEHVVRGLAGMFILDDADSGAHGLPSQYGVDDIPLVVQDTKLQADGEFELDSQGNEVGLLGNMILTNGAWGAVLDVTTELVRLRILNGSSARTYDFAFDDLREFALVGTDGGLLEAPHPTDHVRLSPGERAEIVVRLDPGSQTMLRSRPPDLGDVAVPFAYGGTDEHDVLLLRAAAALQPSAQLAERFSTIERHTASEADYERTFDVQNREINGRRMDMGRAEVMQVGSTELWNVTNRDLFPHNWHVHDVQFQVLDIDGDPPPPELMGWKDTIYLEPRRQYRIMMRFEDYADDENPYMIHCHLLLHEDEGLMTQFVVSERGPRSDAETVGSDGHAH; translated from the coding sequence ATGACGATTACGTCGCTAACGACTCCGCCCGCGGGAGAGCCCGCGGCATCCCGGGATCCCCGCAGGGTCACCGGGCCGGCGATCCTGCTCGGCGCCATCGTGCTCACGGCAGCGGGTGTGATCGCCGCATGCTCGGTCGGCCCCAGCGCGTCGGACGGCTCCGCTCTCCGCCCGGGCGTGCCGGCGTTCGAGAGCCCGCTGCCGATCCCGCCGCTGGCTGAGTCGAGGGTCGTCGACGGGACGCGCGTGTTCTCGCTGACAGCGGATGAAGGAACCATGGAGTTCGTCGACGGCGTCTCCACGCCCACGTGGGGCTTCAATGGCGACTATCTCGGCCCGACTCTGCGGGCCGCGCGAGGAGAGCGGGTCGCCGTAGAGGTCACGAACAGGCTGCCCGAGACGACCACGGTGCATTGGCACGGCATGCATCTTCCCGCAGCCATGGACGGTGGCCCGCATCAGCCGATCGAGCCCGACGGCGGGTGGCGCCCGACCTGGCGGATCGACCAGCCGGCGGCGACGCTGTGGTACCACCCGCACCCGCACGGAGCCACGGAGGAACACGTCGTGCGCGGCCTCGCGGGCATGTTCATCCTCGATGACGCCGATTCCGGCGCACACGGTCTGCCGTCGCAGTACGGCGTCGACGACATCCCACTCGTCGTGCAGGACACGAAGCTCCAAGCCGACGGCGAGTTCGAGCTCGACTCACAGGGGAACGAGGTGGGGCTGCTCGGGAACATGATCCTGACGAACGGCGCCTGGGGCGCTGTCCTCGACGTGACCACCGAGCTGGTGCGGCTGAGAATCCTCAACGGCTCCAGCGCCCGCACGTACGACTTCGCGTTCGACGACCTGCGGGAGTTCGCCCTCGTCGGGACCGACGGGGGTCTGCTGGAAGCGCCCCATCCGACCGATCACGTCCGGCTGTCTCCCGGCGAGCGTGCCGAGATCGTGGTGCGCCTGGATCCGGGCTCGCAGACGATGCTCCGGTCTCGGCCACCGGACCTGGGCGACGTCGCCGTTCCGTTCGCCTACGGGGGCACGGACGAACACGATGTCCTGCTGCTCAGAGCGGCAGCCGCACTGCAGCCCTCCGCGCAGCTGGCCGAGCGCTTCTCGACGATCGAGCGCCACACCGCATCGGAAGCCGACTACGAGCGGACATTCGACGTCCAGAACCGCGAGATCAACGGACGCCGCATGGACATGGGTCGAGCGGAAGTCATGCAGGTGGGATCGACTGAGCTGTGGAATGTGACGAACCGCGACCTTTTTCCGCACAACTGGCACGTGCACGACGTCCAGTTCCAGGTGCTGGACATCGACGGGGACCCACCCCCGCCGGAGCTCATGGGATGGAAGGACACGATCTATCTGGAGCCGCGTCGGCAGTACCGAATCATGATGCGGTTCGAGGACTACGCCGACGACGAGAATCCGTACATGATCCACTGCCACCTGCTCCTTCACGAGGACGAAGGACTCATGACCCAGTTCGTCGTGAGCGAGCGTGGTCCCCGTAGCGACGCCGAAACCGTGGGTTCGGATGGCCACGCGCATTGA
- a CDS encoding LacI family DNA-binding transcriptional regulator, whose amino-acid sequence MAQNRVTIKQVAAAAGVSITTVSHVLNDVPGKRIHPETRERVLAEAARLGYAPNILAQSLRTQRSHTIGLIGDEIATTPFAGKIILGAQDVATSHDSVVFVVNTGYERAVEEREIDALLRRQVDGILYAAMYHRPVELPAKLAGVPTVLINASCADPAVAWAVPDEAAGGEDAAEVLLAAGHRRVAFINDIDDIPAAFGREEGFRRRAAAWGLAHEDLQVIAADADPEGGYQAARRLLENGDRPTGIFCFNDRLAMGVYRAAAELHLRIPQDVSIVGFDNQDFIADGLYPGLTTVELPHYDMGVWAAEQLFHQISTGRAPTAAPKTRIRGPVIHRHSVAPPSQDSSPGEWHQPADRRGNA is encoded by the coding sequence ATGGCGCAGAACAGAGTGACGATCAAGCAGGTCGCGGCAGCGGCGGGCGTCTCGATCACGACGGTCTCGCACGTGCTCAACGACGTCCCTGGGAAGCGGATACATCCGGAGACCCGTGAACGTGTGCTGGCCGAGGCTGCGCGGCTGGGGTACGCCCCGAACATCTTGGCGCAGAGCCTCCGCACCCAGCGCTCGCACACCATCGGCCTGATCGGCGACGAGATCGCCACGACACCGTTCGCGGGGAAGATCATCCTCGGCGCTCAGGATGTGGCGACCAGTCATGACTCCGTGGTCTTCGTGGTCAACACCGGCTACGAACGGGCCGTCGAGGAACGCGAGATCGACGCCCTTCTTCGCCGGCAGGTCGACGGCATCCTCTATGCGGCGATGTACCACCGCCCGGTGGAGCTGCCCGCGAAACTCGCCGGTGTGCCCACAGTGCTCATCAACGCCTCGTGCGCCGACCCCGCGGTCGCGTGGGCAGTGCCCGACGAGGCCGCCGGCGGCGAAGATGCCGCGGAGGTCCTCCTCGCGGCCGGACACCGCAGGGTCGCGTTCATCAACGACATCGATGACATCCCCGCCGCGTTCGGCCGCGAAGAGGGTTTCCGTCGACGCGCCGCAGCGTGGGGGCTCGCCCACGAGGACCTCCAGGTGATCGCCGCCGACGCCGATCCCGAGGGCGGCTACCAGGCCGCACGACGCCTCTTGGAGAACGGCGACCGCCCGACCGGCATCTTCTGCTTCAACGACCGCCTCGCGATGGGCGTGTACCGCGCTGCTGCCGAGCTGCACCTGCGGATCCCGCAGGACGTGTCGATCGTCGGTTTCGACAACCAGGACTTCATCGCCGACGGGCTCTACCCCGGCCTCACAACGGTTGAGCTTCCTCACTACGACATGGGCGTATGGGCAGCCGAGCAGCTCTTCCACCAGATCTCGACGGGTCGCGCACCCACCGCTGCACCGAAGA
- a CDS encoding metallophosphoesterase: MNSTIRILHLSDTHVPAGGSALDGSDPLAALDRLLTDVRHIEALDLVLVTGDIADDGSADGCIAVRRRVARFAAARGAAQVYLPGNHDTREGFAEAFGSGHLSASGRDLSSASFDGPESAAVSHHRGVRVVTLDSVVPGEVHGELGAAQLDWLRGVLSRPAPQGTIIALHHPPIPFVESPYLSGVGLRNPRALEEAIAGTDVRGVLCGHFHLPAGGFLGSVPVWVSAGVATRIDATAPRDTVRFATESGATVVGLTHGGGPYFHVLQPHEGERNGQTFTLAPELADATNGR, from the coding sequence GTGAACTCCACGATCCGAATCCTGCATCTGTCCGACACCCACGTGCCTGCCGGCGGAAGCGCCCTGGACGGCAGTGATCCGCTGGCTGCGCTCGATCGGCTCCTGACCGACGTCCGCCACATCGAGGCGCTGGATCTGGTGCTGGTGACCGGCGACATCGCGGATGACGGCTCCGCCGACGGCTGCATCGCGGTGCGCCGACGAGTCGCGCGCTTCGCCGCCGCGCGTGGCGCGGCACAGGTCTACCTCCCTGGCAACCACGACACGCGAGAGGGCTTCGCGGAGGCGTTCGGCTCAGGGCATCTCAGCGCCTCCGGCCGAGACCTCTCGTCAGCTTCGTTCGACGGACCGGAAAGCGCGGCGGTCAGCCATCATCGCGGCGTGCGCGTCGTCACCCTCGACAGTGTGGTGCCGGGCGAGGTCCACGGTGAGCTCGGCGCGGCTCAGCTGGATTGGCTGCGCGGCGTCCTCAGCCGACCGGCGCCGCAGGGCACGATCATCGCTCTGCACCACCCGCCGATCCCGTTCGTCGAGTCCCCGTACCTCTCCGGTGTCGGCCTGCGAAACCCCCGCGCTCTCGAGGAGGCCATCGCAGGAACCGATGTGCGCGGCGTGCTCTGCGGCCACTTCCATCTGCCGGCAGGCGGCTTCCTCGGAAGCGTTCCCGTGTGGGTGTCCGCGGGGGTGGCGACGCGAATCGACGCCACCGCGCCGCGCGATACGGTGCGCTTCGCCACGGAGTCCGGGGCGACCGTGGTCGGGCTCACCCACGGAGGCGGCCCGTACTTCCACGTCCTTCAGCCGCACGAAGGTGAGAGGAACGGCCAGACCTTCACGCTTGCCCCCGAGCTCGCGGACGCGACGAACGGGAGGTGA
- a CDS encoding GNAT family N-acetyltransferase: MEMSQPYLYVHPVSGADREAAAELLGRGMADNPVHVMAYGGDDRSRAHRHAQLMRTLLRSSPSLRIEGVHRGEALAGIAAWAPPGHCRPPATTRLRLLGRALTYGPGTASRLLSWNRRWARHDPDEPHVHLGPVSVDRHLRGRGIGGLLLLRHVQRLDATGVEGYLETDRPEAVGFYERFGYVVVDEADVLGAPTWFMRRPVV, translated from the coding sequence ATGGAGATGTCACAGCCCTATCTGTACGTGCACCCCGTCAGCGGTGCCGATCGCGAAGCGGCCGCCGAACTGCTCGGCCGCGGGATGGCCGACAACCCGGTCCATGTCATGGCATACGGGGGAGACGACCGTTCGAGAGCGCACCGGCACGCGCAGCTGATGCGAACGCTTCTGCGCAGCTCTCCCTCGCTCCGGATCGAAGGAGTCCACCGCGGCGAAGCGCTCGCAGGCATCGCAGCGTGGGCACCTCCCGGGCACTGCCGCCCCCCGGCGACCACGCGACTGCGTCTACTGGGCAGGGCATTGACCTACGGCCCGGGCACGGCGTCGCGTCTGCTCTCGTGGAACCGGCGATGGGCACGCCACGACCCCGACGAGCCGCACGTCCATCTCGGTCCCGTATCCGTCGACAGGCACCTCCGCGGCCGGGGCATCGGCGGACTTCTCCTGCTGCGCCATGTCCAGAGGCTCGATGCGACAGGTGTCGAGGGTTATCTCGAGACCGACCGGCCCGAAGCCGTCGGCTTCTACGAACGCTTCGGCTATGTCGTGGTCGACGAGGCGGATGTCCTCGGTGCCCCCACGTGGTTCATGCGCCGTCCGGTCGTGTGA
- a CDS encoding response regulator transcription factor translates to MTTVVLVDDQDLVRAGLRALLARDESIHVVAEATDGRRGIEAARKHRPDVVLMDLRMPVMDGIEATRAIAADEVLADTHVVVLTTFDDDSDIVEAIRAGAVGYLLKNTPRDELRDAVARAGRGERLLSPAITQRLMDMIASGQAAPVPDPRLTLLSSRELEVLTRIGHGDTNDEIASTLHLSPATARTYVSRILAKLGARDRPELVVIAHRSGLVIS, encoded by the coding sequence GTGACCACGGTCGTACTGGTCGACGATCAGGATCTGGTCCGCGCGGGCTTGCGTGCGCTGCTCGCGCGCGACGAGTCGATCCACGTCGTCGCGGAAGCGACGGACGGGCGTCGCGGCATCGAGGCTGCTCGCAAGCACAGACCCGACGTGGTGCTCATGGATCTGCGCATGCCGGTGATGGACGGCATCGAGGCGACCCGCGCGATCGCGGCCGACGAGGTACTCGCCGACACGCATGTCGTGGTGCTTACCACCTTCGACGACGACTCCGACATCGTGGAGGCGATTCGAGCGGGAGCAGTCGGCTATCTGCTGAAGAACACACCGCGCGACGAGCTGCGCGACGCGGTGGCGCGCGCAGGGCGGGGCGAGCGCCTGCTGTCTCCGGCGATCACGCAGCGGCTGATGGACATGATCGCCTCGGGTCAGGCGGCGCCGGTCCCCGATCCGCGCCTGACTCTTCTCAGCTCGCGCGAACTCGAGGTGCTGACCCGCATCGGGCACGGCGACACGAATGATGAGATCGCCTCGACCTTGCATCTGAGCCCGGCGACGGCGCGCACCTATGTGAGCCGCATCCTCGCCAAGCTCGGCGCGCGTGACCGCCCCGAACTCGTCGTGATCGCGCACAGATCCGGTCTGGTCATCTCCTAG